The Lacipirellulaceae bacterium genome contains a region encoding:
- a CDS encoding mechanosensitive ion channel family protein translates to MQEFRGRGAHLLWFWTFLALTFSNHSFAQEDAPKTAEEAVEKAEIEPEVADQVDVNPEAEDRDIAGRLKRILEASGLFQEIDVRVDEGVVFLTGRTKREEHRQKATDLANHTQDVVMTVNNIEIVKPSIWDFSGAQLQLKTLARDLVQSTPMVLVTLVLLILTWYAAKAMRFLASGFFNKRVSNTILRQLLVRIFTILVYLVGIYLVLRIAGLTRLAATVLGGTGLLGLIIGIAFRDIAENFLASLLISLQRPFMPGDVIEVDGNTGVVQNVTTRGTLLMTFDGNHVHIPNSIIYKSVVHNFTANRNSRFEIIVGIDYGDHVAEAQEVAVNAIKSHSAVLEKPEPSVLVDSLGASTVNLKLWFWVDTEEYDGLKVRSAVIRKVKAAFEEAGLTMPDEAREIIFPKAVPIQMLSEQEKRSAREETKPKPTPADASDTSEAEGGLHSEAETIKEQAKQSRDLEAGTELLDGEEGQGSEQNDQ, encoded by the coding sequence ATGCAGGAATTTCGCGGACGAGGCGCTCATCTTCTATGGTTCTGGACCTTTCTGGCATTAACATTTAGCAACCACTCTTTCGCCCAAGAAGATGCCCCCAAAACGGCTGAAGAAGCCGTTGAGAAGGCCGAGATTGAGCCCGAGGTGGCTGATCAGGTCGACGTGAACCCCGAGGCTGAGGATCGGGACATTGCTGGGCGGCTGAAACGGATTCTTGAGGCTTCCGGTTTGTTCCAAGAGATCGACGTGCGAGTCGACGAGGGCGTCGTGTTTCTCACCGGGCGGACCAAGCGGGAGGAGCATCGGCAGAAGGCGACCGATTTGGCCAATCACACGCAAGACGTCGTGATGACGGTCAACAATATCGAGATCGTCAAGCCGAGCATCTGGGATTTTTCCGGCGCGCAACTGCAACTAAAGACCTTGGCCCGCGACCTCGTGCAATCGACGCCAATGGTTTTGGTCACGTTGGTTCTGCTCATACTTACTTGGTATGCGGCCAAGGCCATGCGTTTTCTCGCCAGCGGTTTTTTCAACAAGCGTGTCAGCAATACGATACTGCGTCAACTATTGGTGCGCATCTTTACGATTCTCGTTTACCTGGTCGGCATCTACTTGGTGCTGAGGATTGCGGGGCTCACGCGTCTGGCTGCCACGGTACTCGGCGGCACCGGATTGCTGGGTTTGATTATCGGTATTGCATTTCGCGACATCGCAGAGAACTTCCTCGCCAGTCTGCTCATTAGCTTGCAGCGGCCTTTCATGCCGGGCGATGTGATTGAAGTCGATGGCAACACCGGCGTCGTCCAAAACGTGACCACGCGGGGAACTTTGTTGATGACGTTCGACGGGAACCACGTCCATATCCCGAATTCGATTATTTATAAGAGCGTGGTCCATAACTTCACGGCCAATCGGAACTCTCGATTCGAGATCATCGTTGGCATCGACTATGGCGACCACGTAGCTGAGGCGCAAGAGGTTGCCGTGAACGCCATCAAAAGCCATTCCGCGGTGCTAGAGAAACCAGAGCCTTCCGTCTTAGTCGACAGTTTAGGTGCTTCGACAGTGAATCTTAAACTCTGGTTCTGGGTTGACACCGAGGAATACGACGGTCTGAAAGTCCGCTCCGCAGTCATTCGCAAGGTGAAGGCGGCATTCGAGGAAGCGGGGCTTACGATGCCGGACGAGGCCCGCGAGATCATCTTCCCCAAAGCCGTGCCGATTCAGATGCTCAGCGAGCAAGAAAAGCGATCCGCCCGCGAAGAAACCAAACCAAAACCAACTCCAGCCGACGCCAGCGACACGAGCGAAGCCGAAGGCGGCTTGCACAGCGAAGCGGAAACGATCAAAGAACAGGCGAAGCAATCGCGAGATCTGGAAGCGGGGACGGAGTTGCTGGATGGTGAAGAAGGGCAGGGGAGTGAGCAGAATGACCAATGA
- the truA gene encoding tRNA pseudouridine(38-40) synthase TruA yields the protein MANAWWKITLAYDGADFCGWQSQPGRRTVQGAFEEAWQEISGETVRVTASGRTDSGVHAMGQVVGLETASELPAERVLGGLNAKLPEDVSVVSVEAAPEGFHAQHQAKWKRYRYAIHNDRRPGVALRRNAWHVPQQLDLEAMHRAGQSLVGTQDFASLESVGSPRESTVRTVFSVEVQRATCGLAVPTEKGQGGFTLLPLPPYELDSLITIDVVGDGFLYNMVRTIAGSLVHVGAGRKPVEWMQEMLFAKDRREAGQTAPAHGLTLVEVGY from the coding sequence GTGGCCAATGCTTGGTGGAAAATTACCCTCGCCTACGACGGCGCCGATTTCTGTGGTTGGCAATCGCAACCCGGTCGGCGGACGGTGCAGGGGGCGTTCGAAGAAGCGTGGCAGGAAATCTCTGGCGAGACGGTCCGCGTGACCGCCAGTGGGCGGACCGACTCGGGCGTGCATGCGATGGGGCAGGTCGTTGGGTTGGAAACCGCGAGCGAACTCCCTGCTGAGCGCGTCCTCGGCGGGTTGAATGCGAAACTGCCCGAGGATGTGAGCGTTGTCTCCGTGGAAGCTGCACCCGAGGGCTTTCATGCCCAGCACCAAGCGAAGTGGAAACGGTACCGTTACGCGATCCACAACGACCGCCGCCCGGGGGTGGCGCTGCGGCGTAACGCGTGGCATGTGCCGCAGCAGTTGGACCTTGAAGCGATGCACAGGGCAGGGCAGTCGCTCGTGGGGACGCAGGACTTCGCAAGCCTCGAATCGGTCGGCTCGCCACGAGAGTCAACGGTGCGGACGGTTTTTTCTGTGGAGGTCCAGCGCGCCACTTGTGGCTTAGCCGTTCCAACTGAGAAAGGGCAGGGCGGTTTCACTTTGTTGCCGCTGCCTCCCTACGAACTCGACTCGCTCATCACGATCGACGTCGTCGGCGATGGGTTCCTCTACAACATGGTCCGCACGATCGCGGGGTCGCTGGTCCACGTCGGGGCAGGGCGGAAGCCCGTGGAGTGGATGCAGGAGATGCTGTTCGCGAAAGATCGAAGAGAAGCGGGGCAGACAGCGCCGGCGCATGGGTTGACGTTGGTGGAGGTGGGGTATTGA
- a CDS encoding aspartate-semialdehyde dehydrogenase: MFDSIAIVGATGAVGRLVRELLEERDFPHRKITFLASARSAGTTITFKGEEHTVEELKPDSFGPIDIAIGSTPDETAKEFVPWATAHDCIVVDESGYWRMDPKVPLIVPEVNPEAIRDHQGIISSPNCSTTQMVLAMKPLHDAGKIKRVIVSTYQATSGAGVKGQSDLIEGSKSFLSGDDYDYEAFAHPIAFNLIPQIGSHKEQGYTSEEMKMVYETQKIFGDDSIKVCPTCVRAPVSNCHSESILVETEKKITVEQARELFAATPGIQVIDDLENGKYPMPQDCDGSNDTFIGRIREDLSCDNGLAFWCVSDNLRKGAATNAVQIAELIVKEAAGV; encoded by the coding sequence GTGTTTGATTCGATTGCGATCGTCGGTGCCACCGGTGCGGTGGGCCGTCTCGTCCGTGAGCTTCTTGAAGAGCGTGATTTTCCGCATCGTAAAATCACGTTTCTTGCTTCCGCGCGAAGTGCCGGCACGACGATCACCTTCAAAGGGGAAGAGCACACGGTCGAGGAACTTAAGCCTGACTCCTTCGGACCGATTGATATTGCTATCGGCAGTACGCCGGACGAGACGGCCAAGGAGTTCGTCCCCTGGGCGACCGCGCACGATTGCATCGTCGTCGACGAAAGCGGCTACTGGCGGATGGACCCGAAGGTGCCTTTGATCGTTCCTGAGGTGAACCCCGAAGCGATTCGCGATCATCAGGGGATTATCTCCAGCCCGAACTGTTCGACGACGCAGATGGTCTTGGCGATGAAGCCGCTGCACGACGCGGGCAAGATCAAGCGTGTGATCGTCAGCACCTACCAAGCCACCAGCGGCGCGGGGGTAAAGGGCCAGAGCGACTTGATCGAAGGCTCGAAGTCTTTCCTCTCGGGTGACGATTATGACTACGAAGCGTTCGCTCACCCAATTGCGTTCAACCTGATTCCGCAGATCGGCTCGCACAAGGAGCAGGGTTATACGTCGGAAGAGATGAAGATGGTCTACGAGACGCAGAAAATCTTCGGCGACGACTCGATCAAGGTCTGCCCGACCTGCGTCCGTGCCCCCGTGAGCAACTGCCACAGCGAGAGCATTCTGGTCGAGACGGAAAAGAAGATCACCGTCGAACAGGCCCGCGAACTCTTCGCCGCCACGCCAGGCATCCAAGTAATCGACGATCTGGAGAACGGCAAGTATCCGATGCCGCAGGATTGCGACGGCTCGAACGATACGTTCATCGGGCGGATTCGCGAGGACCTCTCGTGCGATAACGGCTTGGCTTTCTGGTGCGTGAGCGATAACCTCCGCAAGGGCGCGGCAACCAACGCGGTGCAGATCGCGGAATTGATCGTGAAAGAAGCGGCTGGCGTTTAG